A genomic window from Pagrus major chromosome 23, Pma_NU_1.0 includes:
- the LOC141019506 gene encoding peptidyl-prolyl cis-trans isomerase FKBP10-like translates to MDPFVCLVVFVLRVAAVTCDPGPLVDIVVDRYDIPKVCPREVQTEDFVRYHFNGTFHTDGKKFDSSHDRGKAFISQVGLGRLITGMDRGLQGMCVNERRRITVPPHLAYGSVGTGGVIPPDAVLVFDVLLLDIWSAEDKVQIRTLSKPASCNRTTVVSDYVRYHYNGTLLSGEAFDSSYSRNSTYDTYLGQGYLIKGMDEGLLGMCVGEKRIIIVPPFMAYGENGSGTRIPPQATLVFEVLLVDLFNPKDDLMVQMKVVPEGCTRTTKTGDYIRYHYNGTFQDGTAFDSSYQRNSTYNTYIGMGYVIRGIDKALHGLCIGERRRVIVPPHMAYGEEGVGDIIPGSAVLVFDIHVIDFHNPEDPVHIKVTHKPQECNMKSEADDLIQYRYNCSLMDGTLLYSSDKLDSPSFTTLGTNNVISGLEKGLSGMCEGERREVVVPPHWGHGENGAGGVPGSAVLFFELELVELQKGVPEGYMFVWLGDSPNPLFPAMDLNGDKEVPLEEFSAFLTLQIKEGKGRLRPGTDADDIIKDMFNNQDRNEDGKIVEDELKLKTEEPERVKRDEL, encoded by the exons ATGGATCCGTTCGTATGTTTGGTCGTGTTCGTCCTCCGTGTCGCGGCGGTGACCTGCGACCCGGGCCCGCTGGTGGACATCGTTGTGGACCGGTACGACATCCCGAAAGTTTGTCCGCGAGAGGTCCAAACCGAAGACTTCGTCCGCTATCACTTCAACGGCACCTTCCACACGGACGGGAAAAAGTTCGACTCCAG TCATGACCGAGGCAAAGCCTTCATCAGCCAGGTGGGCCTGGGCCGACTCATCACAGGGATGGACCGCGGTCTTCAGGGCATGTGTGTCAATGAACGCAGGAGGATCACAGTCCCTCCTCACCTGGCCTATGGAAGTGTTGGAACAG GTGGTGTAATTCCTCCTGAcgctgtgttggtgtttgatGTCCTCCTGCTGGACATATGGAGCGCTGAGGACAAGGTCCAGATCCGCACGCTCAGCAAACCTGCGAGCTGCAACCGCACCACCGTGGTATCAGATTACGTCCGTTACCACTATAATGGCACCCTGCTGTCCGGTGAGGCCTTCGACTCCAG TTACTCGAGGAATTCAACCTATGACACCTACCTGGGGCAGGGCTACCTCATCAAAGGCATGGACGAGGGTCTTTTGGGCATGTGTGTCGGGGAGAAAAGGATCATCATCGTCCCACCCTTCATGGCATACGGAGAGAACGGCTCTG GAACTCGGATCCCTCCTCAGGCTACTCTGGTGTTCGAGGTGCTGTTGGTTGATTTGTTCAACCCGAAGGACGATCTGATGGTGCAGATGAAGGTGGTGCCTGAAGGCTGCACCCGCACGACAAAGACTGGAGATTACATCCGGTACCACTACAACGGAACCTTCCAGGATGGCACGGCCTTCGACTCGAG CTACCAGAGAAACAGCACCTATAACACTTACATCGGCATGGGGTATGTGATCAGAGGGATTGACAAAGCCCTGCACGGGCTGTGCataggagagaggagaagggttATCGTCCCTCCTCACATGGCCTATGGCGAGGAAGGAGTAG GAGACATCATTCCTGGCTCTGCTGTGTTGGTCTTTGACATTCACGTCATTGATTTCCACAACCCCGAGGACCCAGTCCATATCAAAGTCACCCACAAGCCTCAGGAATGCAACATGAAGAGTGAAGCTGACGATTTGATTCAGTATCGTTATAATTGCTCCTTGATGGACGGGACCCTGCTGTACTCCTC GGACAAGCTCGATTCGCCTTCCTTCACGACTCTCGGCACAAACAATGTGATCTCAGGTCTGGAGAAAGGTTTGAGTGGcatgtgtgagggagagaggagggaggtggtcGTTCCACCGCACTGGGGACACGGTGAAAATGGAG CTGGAGGAGTCCCCGGGAGTGCAGTGCTCTTCTTTGAGCTGGAGTTAGTGGAGCTGCAGAAGGGTGTGCCTGAAGGCTACATGTTTGTGTGGCTGGGAGACAGCCCCAATCCCCTCTTTCCTGCTATGGACCTCAATGGTGACAAAGAGGTCCCTCTAGAGGAG TTTTCAGCCTTCCTCACGCTCCAAATTAAAGAGGGCAAAGGTCGTCTTCGCCCAGGGACAGATGCAGATGACATCATTAAGGACATGTTCAATAATCAGGACCGCAATGAAGATGGGAAGATCGTAGAAGATGAACTGAAACTTAAGACGGAGGAGCCTGAACGAGTGAAACGAGACGAGCTGTAA